One Oceanithermus desulfurans genomic region harbors:
- a CDS encoding N-acetylmuramoyl-L-alanine amidase family protein, with protein MRALASLVLLLSALAWASPGWMRWAAHDDEGFTRFVFELPVGTAYATERSGALVRVTLGLSVKAPETLRPGDAAVERVELQPSAEGAEVRLYLRPGATAKKPFVLEGPEGRFRLVIDVLQPEAGRAAPPPKPKPPAPVVVIDPGHGGPDPGTVGYVKEKVVTLDIALRVKKILEARGIEVVLTRDGDYDLAPKSVKDFDERKLLDLNQRAKMTNGNRNLFVSIHVNSAERPARGIEVYYLGKTLDPRTLALAIAENGGGELGEKLTQKAESTAEAALADLIAQGNLQFSARLADDILEQLIARTGTKNRGVHSAPFYVLRYARIPAVLVEVGFANHPTEGRLLARADYRQKLAEGIAAGILEMLGNGAYAAAGR; from the coding sequence ATGCGCGCCCTCGCCTCCCTGGTCCTGCTCCTCTCCGCCCTTGCCTGGGCGAGCCCTGGCTGGATGCGCTGGGCGGCTCACGACGACGAGGGGTTCACCCGCTTCGTCTTCGAGCTGCCCGTCGGCACCGCCTACGCAACCGAGCGCAGCGGCGCGCTCGTGCGGGTGACGCTGGGGCTGAGCGTGAAGGCTCCCGAGACGCTGCGCCCAGGCGACGCCGCCGTCGAGCGGGTGGAGCTGCAACCCTCCGCGGAGGGGGCCGAGGTGCGCCTCTACCTGCGCCCCGGAGCGACGGCGAAGAAACCCTTCGTGCTCGAGGGCCCCGAAGGCCGCTTCCGCCTGGTGATCGACGTGCTGCAACCCGAAGCGGGCCGCGCCGCGCCGCCGCCCAAGCCCAAGCCTCCGGCCCCGGTGGTGGTCATCGACCCGGGCCACGGCGGACCCGACCCCGGAACCGTCGGATACGTAAAGGAGAAGGTCGTCACCCTCGACATCGCCCTGCGCGTCAAGAAGATCCTGGAAGCCCGGGGGATCGAGGTGGTGCTCACCCGCGACGGCGACTACGACCTCGCCCCCAAGTCGGTCAAGGACTTCGACGAGCGCAAGCTGCTCGACCTCAACCAGCGGGCCAAGATGACCAACGGCAACCGCAACCTCTTCGTCTCCATCCACGTCAACTCGGCCGAGCGGCCCGCCCGCGGCATCGAGGTCTACTACCTGGGCAAGACCCTGGACCCGCGCACCCTGGCGCTGGCCATCGCCGAGAACGGCGGCGGGGAGCTCGGCGAAAAGCTCACCCAGAAGGCCGAGAGCACGGCCGAGGCGGCGCTCGCCGACCTGATCGCCCAGGGGAACCTGCAGTTCTCCGCCCGGCTGGCGGACGACATCCTCGAGCAGCTGATCGCGCGCACCGGCACCAAGAACCGCGGGGTGCACTCGGCCCCCTTCTACGTGCTGCGCTACGCCCGCATCCCGGCGGTGCTCGTCGAGGTGGGTTTCGCCAACCACCCCACCGAGGGCCGCCTGCTCGCCCGCGCCGACTACCGCCAGAAGCTGGCCGAGGGCATCGCCGCCGGCATCCTGGAGATGCTCGGCAACGGCGCCTACGCCGCAGCCGGCCGCTAA
- the nuoH gene encoding NADH-quinone oxidoreductase subunit NuoH, with translation MSQIPIPEDRHFRPRLLGYDPQKSRPWLERTVYSAYVFVFWLIVIGTYAGVPALFGALGWDSGWGFVLMRALQVVLLFLLSAVIALLLILLLRKYLGKVQERYGPMHYGPAGGIQTVFDALKLLAKEDFVPAAADVLTFRLAPAITFVASFAMFAVVPFASGWVLADTNVGLIYLIAVSTLSAYGVLLGGVSSGNKWALIGALRAGAQMVSYEIPLALVFLTVAVWSGTLSLGGIVDAQLGLWNFLPLALPFVLYVIASLAELKHIPFDFPEAESELIAGYNVEYSGMSFAFFFLAEFVELFLLPALIVVFFFGGWHGPLFGLEPGSLAAGALESLYFTAKTAVWVWIFLWIRATLPRYRDDQLMEFAWKAMIPLALFGLVLAAYLRLIWR, from the coding sequence GTGAGCCAGATCCCCATTCCCGAAGACCGGCACTTCCGCCCGCGCCTGCTCGGCTACGACCCCCAGAAGAGCCGGCCCTGGCTTGAACGCACGGTCTATTCCGCCTACGTCTTCGTCTTTTGGCTGATCGTCATCGGCACCTACGCCGGCGTGCCGGCGCTCTTCGGAGCGCTGGGCTGGGACAGCGGCTGGGGCTTCGTGCTGATGCGCGCCCTGCAGGTGGTGCTGCTCTTCCTGCTCTCGGCGGTCATCGCGCTGCTGCTCATCCTGCTGCTGCGCAAGTACCTGGGGAAGGTGCAGGAACGCTACGGCCCCATGCACTACGGCCCCGCCGGCGGCATCCAGACCGTCTTCGACGCGCTGAAGCTCCTGGCCAAGGAGGACTTCGTGCCCGCGGCGGCCGACGTCCTCACCTTCCGGCTGGCGCCGGCGATCACCTTCGTGGCCAGCTTCGCCATGTTCGCCGTCGTCCCCTTCGCCTCCGGCTGGGTGCTGGCCGACACCAACGTGGGCCTGATCTACCTGATCGCGGTCTCCACCCTCAGCGCCTACGGCGTGCTGCTGGGCGGCGTTTCCTCGGGCAACAAGTGGGCCCTGATCGGCGCCTTGCGCGCCGGCGCGCAGATGGTCAGCTACGAGATTCCGCTGGCCCTCGTCTTCCTGACCGTGGCCGTCTGGAGCGGGACGCTCTCGCTGGGCGGCATCGTGGACGCCCAGCTGGGGCTGTGGAACTTCCTGCCGCTGGCGCTGCCCTTCGTGCTCTACGTGATCGCCAGCCTGGCCGAGCTCAAGCACATCCCCTTCGACTTCCCCGAAGCCGAGTCCGAGCTGATCGCCGGCTACAACGTCGAGTACTCGGGGATGAGCTTCGCTTTCTTCTTCCTCGCCGAGTTCGTCGAGCTCTTCCTGCTGCCGGCGTTGATCGTCGTCTTCTTCTTCGGCGGCTGGCACGGCCCGCTCTTCGGGCTCGAGCCCGGCAGCCTGGCCGCGGGGGCGCTCGAGAGCCTCTACTTCACGGCCAAGACCGCGGTCTGGGTCTGGATCTTCCTCTGGATCCGCGCCACCCTGCCCCGCTACCGCGACGACCAACTCATGGAGTTCGCCTGGAAGGCGATGATCCCCCTGGCCCTCTTTGGACTGGTACTGGCGGCCTACCTGCGCCTGATCTGGAGGTAA
- a CDS encoding NADH-quinone oxidoreductase subunit J family protein, which produces MSLTAFYALAAFVLVFAILAVTTASMVRAALSLAITFFLIAGLYLLLGSPALAAIQFMVNASAIPIMTLFIIMMTQSRTSAGPRSWQIVAGLLAAAAALVFFKGNVGHGDGQITPVSPETLGVNLLQAALLPFEVASVLLLLAMVGAIVLARRRAG; this is translated from the coding sequence GTGAGCCTGACCGCGTTCTACGCCCTGGCGGCCTTCGTGCTCGTCTTCGCGATCCTGGCGGTCACGACGGCCAGCATGGTGCGCGCCGCCCTGAGCCTGGCGATCACCTTCTTCCTGATCGCGGGGCTCTACCTGCTCCTGGGCTCGCCGGCGCTGGCGGCCATCCAGTTCATGGTCAACGCTTCGGCGATCCCGATTATGACGTTGTTTATCATCATGATGACCCAGTCGCGCACGAGCGCGGGGCCGCGGAGCTGGCAGATCGTCGCCGGCCTGCTGGCCGCCGCCGCGGCCCTGGTCTTCTTCAAGGGCAACGTCGGCCACGGGGACGGCCAGATCACCCCGGTCAGCCCCGAGACGCTGGGCGTCAACCTGCTGCAGGCGGCGCTGCTGCCCTTCGAGGTGGCCTCGGTGCTGCTGCTGCTGGCGATGGTGGGCGCGATCGTCCTCGCCCGAAGGAGGGCCGGCTGA
- the deoC gene encoding deoxyribose-phosphate aldolase translates to MDTELAKYIDHTLLKPTATPADIERLCREADEHYFYAVCVNPGFVTTARKALGSSPVRVAAVIGFPLGANASQVKAAEAALAVSQGANELDMVIPVGRALAGDWDAVAADVRAVREAAPDAVLKVILETGYLDEAQIRRAAEAALAGGADFLKTSTGFGPRGASLEDVRLLAEVAGGRAKVKAAGGIRTREDAWKMIEAGASRLGTSSGVALVEGGESRGY, encoded by the coding sequence ATGGACACCGAGCTCGCCAAGTACATCGACCACACCCTCTTAAAACCCACGGCCACGCCGGCCGACATTGAACGCCTCTGCCGCGAGGCCGACGAGCACTACTTCTACGCTGTCTGCGTCAACCCCGGCTTCGTGACCACCGCCAGGAAGGCCCTGGGCTCAAGCCCCGTGCGGGTCGCGGCGGTGATCGGCTTTCCCCTGGGGGCGAACGCCTCCCAGGTCAAGGCCGCCGAGGCCGCCCTCGCCGTCAGCCAGGGCGCCAACGAACTCGACATGGTCATCCCCGTGGGCCGGGCGCTCGCCGGCGACTGGGACGCGGTCGCCGCCGACGTGCGGGCGGTGCGCGAGGCCGCCCCGGACGCGGTGCTCAAGGTGATCCTCGAGACCGGCTACCTGGACGAGGCGCAGATCCGCCGGGCCGCCGAGGCGGCGCTCGCCGGCGGGGCCGACTTCCTCAAGACCTCGACCGGGTTCGGGCCCCGCGGGGCCAGCCTCGAGGACGTCCGGCTGCTGGCCGAGGTGGCCGGCGGCCGGGCCAAGGTCAAAGCCGCCGGCGGCATCCGCACCCGCGAGGACGCCTGGAAGATGATCGAGGCGGGAGCGAGCCGCCTGGGCACCTCGAGCGGCGTGGCGCTGGTCGAGGGCGGGGAGAGCCGGGGCTATTAA
- a CDS encoding NADH-quinone oxidoreductase subunit B, with translation MGLLGSDERPRDIILGTLDDLINMARSRSMWPLTFGIACCAIEMMATWDPKIDADRFGMFFRNTPRQADVMIVSGTVNKKLAKRLRRLYDQMAEPKWVISMGACANQGGPFRQGYSVVEGVDKIVPVDVYIPGCPPRPEALLQALLLLRDKIADRELRYQKPREIPTDYDVLAEPGKDGRLPVL, from the coding sequence GTGGGTCTACTAGGTTCGGACGAACGACCGCGCGACATCATCTTGGGAACGCTGGACGACCTCATCAACATGGCGCGCAGCCGCAGCATGTGGCCGCTGACCTTCGGCATCGCCTGCTGCGCCATCGAGATGATGGCCACCTGGGATCCGAAGATCGACGCCGACCGCTTCGGGATGTTCTTCCGCAACACCCCGCGGCAGGCCGACGTGATGATCGTCTCGGGCACGGTCAACAAGAAGCTGGCCAAGCGCCTGCGCCGCCTCTACGACCAGATGGCCGAGCCCAAGTGGGTCATCTCCATGGGCGCCTGCGCCAACCAGGGCGGACCCTTCCGCCAGGGCTACTCGGTCGTCGAGGGCGTGGACAAGATCGTTCCCGTGGACGTCTACATCCCCGGCTGTCCGCCGCGGCCCGAGGCGCTTCTGCAGGCGCTCCTGCTCTTGCGCGACAAGATCGCCGACCGCGAGCTGCGCTATCAGAAGCCCCGTGAGATCCCCACCGACTACGACGTCCTGGCCGAACCCGGCAAGGACGGGCGGCTTCCGGTGCTCTAG
- a CDS encoding NADH-quinone oxidoreductase subunit C — protein sequence MEARMKQERLFDEDVYTVHPEDYRALCERLAAAGYDFPRAISGIDMGYGLRVTLQLTRMKDLAKVTVRTDVPYDDPVVPSVTDLWPGVEWYEREAYDMLGIRFAGHPDLRRLLLEDEWELHPLLKRFDTGGYPVPGWEAKPWPDPEPWAPPPPPEPEDAGEAGEGGEAS from the coding sequence GTGGAAGCGAGGATGAAGCAGGAACGCCTCTTCGACGAGGACGTCTACACGGTCCACCCCGAGGACTACCGGGCGCTGTGCGAGCGGCTCGCGGCCGCGGGGTACGACTTTCCCCGGGCGATCAGCGGCATCGACATGGGCTACGGTCTGCGCGTCACCCTGCAGCTGACCCGGATGAAGGACCTGGCCAAGGTGACGGTGCGCACCGACGTGCCCTACGACGACCCCGTCGTGCCCTCGGTGACCGACCTCTGGCCCGGCGTCGAGTGGTATGAGCGCGAGGCCTACGACATGCTGGGGATCCGCTTCGCGGGGCACCCCGACCTGCGGCGCCTGCTGCTGGAAGACGAGTGGGAGCTGCACCCCCTGCTTAAGCGTTTCGACACCGGCGGCTACCCCGTGCCCGGCTGGGAGGCCAAACCCTGGCCCGACCCCGAACCCTGGGCGCCGCCCCCGCCGCCCGAACCCGAGGACGCGGGCGAGGCGGGCGAAGGAGGTGAGGCCTCGTGA
- the nuoK gene encoding NADH-quinone oxidoreductase subunit NuoK, protein MVTLGHFLLLSGLLMAIGLYGVLTRRNLIAVLMSVEILLNAAALAFASVAAFRDPSLFAGQVFALFIIVVAAAELSIGFAILLNVYRTHGAVTDDAISEMRG, encoded by the coding sequence ATGGTGACGCTCGGACACTTCCTGTTGCTTTCCGGCCTCTTGATGGCCATCGGGCTCTACGGCGTGCTCACGCGCCGCAACCTGATCGCGGTGCTGATGTCGGTCGAGATCTTGCTCAACGCCGCGGCGCTGGCGTTCGCCAGCGTGGCCGCCTTCCGCGACCCGAGCCTTTTCGCGGGGCAGGTCTTCGCGCTCTTCATCATCGTGGTGGCTGCGGCCGAGCTGTCCATCGGCTTCGCGATCCTCTTGAACGTCTACCGCACCCACGGCGCCGTCACCGACGACGCCATCAGCGAGATGCGCGGATAA
- a CDS encoding 4Fe-4S dicluster domain-containing protein encodes MSLLQEVWQAVKAIGTGMATVHKRVYEEAPTEFYPYVKPDLPPVSVQSLALVENEDGSERCIVCLQCERACPAQVITIERHRNPEGKGFLIDRFDIDLVNCMYCAACVEACPVSSIVTIQDFEMSTYDLQTLKADVDFLHEQARRARQWYSPKFGVEIRTEDGRIEKAPPEMQPGGLAEILKPAEEVDS; translated from the coding sequence ATGAGCCTGCTTCAAGAAGTCTGGCAAGCCGTGAAGGCCATCGGTACCGGGATGGCCACGGTGCACAAGCGCGTCTACGAGGAGGCGCCCACCGAGTTCTACCCCTACGTCAAGCCCGACCTGCCGCCGGTCTCGGTGCAGTCGCTGGCGCTCGTGGAGAACGAGGACGGCTCGGAGCGCTGCATCGTCTGCCTGCAGTGCGAGCGCGCCTGCCCGGCGCAGGTGATCACCATCGAGCGCCACCGCAACCCCGAGGGCAAGGGCTTCCTCATCGACCGCTTCGACATCGACCTGGTCAACTGCATGTACTGCGCCGCCTGCGTCGAGGCCTGCCCGGTCAGCTCGATCGTGACCATCCAGGACTTCGAGATGTCCACCTACGACCTGCAGACGCTCAAGGCGGACGTCGACTTCCTGCACGAGCAGGCGCGCCGCGCCCGGCAGTGGTACAGCCCCAAGTTCGGCGTGGAGATCCGCACCGAGGACGGCCGCATCGAGAAGGCGCCGCCGGAGATGCAGCCCGGCGGCCTGGCCGAGATCCTGAAACCGGCGGAGGAGGTGGACTCGTGA
- a CDS encoding NADH-quinone oxidoreductase subunit 5 family protein, whose protein sequence is MSYVELSYWIPLLPALGFVLLILFGRSLPGRSSGWIATAVMAVAAVLALGLLRDVILAAPGWNLAALLGGNHGEALAKAGSPDFPFRLEWTWLAIRGEAGIPLVIYIDALAAVVTAMVALASLFIHLFSIGYMHGEERYSTFFAYLQLFSAAMLAFVLAGNFFHSLLAWEVMGLMSYLLIGFLYKKKTAQQAQKKAFITTKLADLGFMLGLFWLYLLIGNFDLADLASEQTLAMIGTGAAAAVGLLVFVAAMGKSAQFPLHVWLLDAMEGPTPVSAMIHAATMVAAGVYLTGRFYPLLIHGEVLWVVAWVGAITALFAAVLAPAFADVKKILAWSTVSQLGYMFLGLGVFGWAAAMFHLLAHAFFKALLFLGSGSMIHGAKTQDIFEMDRLKKYMPWTYWTFLIGALALMGIPPFAGFWSKDLILHAAEEHARFLWLVGLVAAFFTAFYTTRMIVIAFHKPRTASPWKAAAWTQGAPWLNLGPDEAEPDPSPPEGHHPHESGAEMITALVALAVLSLLVGFWGSPLFGYGLLTLVYWGEAPELLPAAKLMGGYVTGTLVALAGAGLAVYWYAADPLRQRAPLWLTQALQRRLYLDEFYYRVLGALAQAPTYALELFDRYVVDGLVDLVGYLSLVASSFLRHLQSGRFAVYALYMLLGALALYVGGVR, encoded by the coding sequence GTGAGCTACGTTGAACTAAGCTACTGGATTCCGCTGCTGCCCGCGCTGGGGTTCGTGCTGCTCATCCTCTTCGGGCGCTCGCTGCCGGGCCGGAGCTCGGGCTGGATCGCCACCGCGGTCATGGCGGTCGCGGCCGTGCTCGCACTGGGCCTCCTGCGGGACGTCATCCTCGCCGCGCCGGGCTGGAACCTCGCCGCGTTGCTCGGCGGCAACCACGGGGAGGCGCTGGCCAAGGCGGGGTCGCCCGACTTCCCCTTCCGGCTCGAGTGGACCTGGCTGGCCATCCGCGGCGAGGCCGGGATTCCCCTCGTCATCTACATCGACGCGCTGGCGGCGGTCGTCACCGCGATGGTGGCGCTGGCCTCGCTCTTCATCCATCTCTTCTCGATCGGGTACATGCACGGCGAGGAGCGCTACTCCACCTTCTTCGCCTACCTGCAGCTCTTCAGCGCCGCCATGCTGGCCTTCGTGCTGGCGGGCAACTTCTTCCACTCGCTCCTCGCGTGGGAGGTCATGGGCCTGATGAGCTACCTGCTCATCGGCTTCCTCTACAAGAAGAAGACCGCCCAGCAGGCGCAGAAGAAGGCCTTCATCACCACCAAGCTGGCCGACCTGGGCTTCATGCTCGGCCTCTTTTGGCTCTACCTGCTCATCGGCAACTTCGACCTCGCCGACCTGGCCAGCGAGCAGACCCTGGCCATGATCGGGACCGGCGCCGCCGCAGCGGTGGGGCTGCTCGTCTTCGTCGCGGCGATGGGCAAGAGCGCCCAGTTCCCGCTGCACGTCTGGCTTCTGGACGCCATGGAGGGCCCCACGCCGGTCAGCGCGATGATCCACGCGGCGACGATGGTGGCCGCCGGCGTCTACCTGACCGGCCGCTTCTACCCGCTGCTCATCCACGGCGAGGTGCTCTGGGTGGTGGCCTGGGTGGGGGCGATCACCGCACTGTTCGCGGCGGTGCTGGCCCCGGCCTTTGCCGACGTGAAAAAGATCCTCGCCTGGTCCACGGTCAGCCAGCTCGGCTACATGTTCCTGGGGCTGGGCGTCTTCGGCTGGGCGGCGGCGATGTTCCACCTGCTGGCCCATGCCTTCTTCAAGGCGCTCTTGTTCCTGGGCTCGGGCTCGATGATCCACGGAGCCAAGACCCAGGACATCTTCGAGATGGATCGGCTGAAGAAGTACATGCCCTGGACCTACTGGACCTTCCTGATCGGGGCGCTGGCGCTGATGGGGATCCCGCCCTTCGCCGGCTTCTGGTCGAAGGACCTGATCCTCCACGCCGCGGAGGAGCACGCCCGCTTCCTTTGGCTGGTGGGCCTGGTCGCGGCCTTCTTCACCGCCTTCTACACCACCCGCATGATCGTGATCGCCTTCCACAAACCAAGGACGGCCAGTCCCTGGAAGGCCGCGGCCTGGACCCAGGGCGCGCCCTGGCTCAACCTGGGGCCGGACGAGGCGGAGCCCGACCCCAGCCCCCCCGAGGGGCACCATCCGCACGAGTCGGGCGCCGAGATGATCACCGCGCTGGTGGCCCTGGCGGTGCTCAGCCTGCTCGTGGGCTTCTGGGGCAGCCCCCTCTTTGGCTACGGCCTGCTCACCCTCGTTTACTGGGGTGAGGCGCCCGAGCTGCTGCCTGCGGCCAAGCTGATGGGCGGCTACGTCACCGGTACGCTCGTCGCCCTGGCGGGCGCGGGCCTCGCCGTCTACTGGTACGCCGCCGATCCGCTGCGCCAGCGCGCGCCGCTATGGCTCACCCAGGCGCTGCAACGCCGGCTCTACCTCGACGAGTTCTACTACCGCGTGCTGGGGGCGCTGGCGCAGGCGCCTACCTATGCGCTCGAGCTCTTCGACCGCTACGTGGTGGACGGCCTGGTCGACCTGGTCGGCTACCTGAGCCTGGTGGCCTCGTCCTTCCTGCGCCACCTGCAAAGCGGCCGCTTCGCGGTCTACGCGCTCTACATGCTGCTGGGCGCGTTGGCGCTCTACGTGGGAGGTGTGCGGTGA
- a CDS encoding phospholipase D-like domain-containing protein → MGYALLVLLAGIALWQQRSGYTNPPPAGVVRPAVFFLPEDEPPAVEALGRALARSKRTADLALLTLNDTRLGYLLAQTAARGVRVRIFSERENREQTLSTLLAGSRGQTSGRPRVRLDEAYALLRRTSENCERLAGVDLCYDDRPGLMHDKFAVFDAREVWTGSANWSYNGLHKNDNDLLVLRGEPAARLYHAAFVALWQRKPRPPAPATLELDGGRLGVYFSPGYGEAAIGRVVRELDAAEREVWVAAFVLTHPRVLEALNAAARRGVAVRVLLERRNLPDSREEALGPRVEVRADANPAAMHLKAIVIDERTVVTGSFNFTRSAVSRNDENLLVLTHPQLARRYKEKVWQAWRRAGP, encoded by the coding sequence TTGGGGTACGCGCTCCTGGTGCTGCTGGCGGGGATCGCGCTGTGGCAGCAGCGCAGCGGCTACACCAACCCGCCGCCCGCGGGCGTGGTGCGGCCCGCGGTCTTCTTCCTGCCCGAGGACGAGCCCCCGGCCGTCGAAGCGCTGGGCCGCGCCCTGGCACGCAGCAAGCGCACCGCCGACCTGGCCCTGCTGACCCTGAACGACACCCGCCTGGGCTACCTGCTGGCGCAGACCGCGGCCCGCGGCGTCCGGGTCCGCATCTTCAGCGAGCGGGAAAACCGGGAGCAGACGCTCTCCACACTGCTCGCGGGCTCGCGGGGGCAGACCTCAGGAAGGCCCCGGGTGCGCCTCGATGAGGCCTACGCCCTGCTGCGGCGCACCTCGGAAAACTGCGAGCGGCTCGCCGGCGTCGACCTTTGCTATGACGACCGGCCCGGTCTGATGCACGACAAGTTTGCCGTCTTCGACGCCCGCGAGGTCTGGACCGGAAGCGCCAACTGGAGCTACAACGGCCTGCACAAGAACGACAACGACCTGCTCGTCCTTCGGGGCGAACCGGCGGCGCGCCTCTACCACGCGGCCTTCGTCGCGCTCTGGCAGCGCAAGCCCAGACCCCCCGCACCGGCGACGCTGGAGCTCGACGGCGGCCGGCTCGGCGTCTACTTCAGCCCCGGCTACGGGGAGGCGGCCATAGGGCGGGTCGTGCGCGAACTCGACGCCGCCGAGCGCGAGGTCTGGGTGGCCGCCTTCGTGCTCACCCACCCCCGCGTCCTGGAGGCGCTGAACGCTGCGGCGCGGCGCGGGGTCGCGGTGCGGGTGCTGCTCGAGCGCCGCAACCTGCCCGACTCGCGCGAGGAGGCGCTGGGCCCCCGGGTGGAGGTGCGCGCCGACGCCAACCCCGCGGCCATGCACCTGAAGGCGATCGTCATCGACGAGCGCACCGTCGTCACCGGATCCTTCAACTTCACGCGCTCTGCGGTCAGCCGCAACGACGAGAACCTGCTGGTTCTCACCCACCCTCAGCTGGCGCGGCGGTACAAAGAAAAGGTATGGCAAGCGTGGCGACGAGCCGGCCCGTGA
- a CDS encoding NADH-quinone oxidoreductase subunit D, with protein MSLEPVPGRSDEMIVNMGPQHPATHGVLRVVLGLEGERITRAVPHIGYLHRNHEKIEEARSYPQVIAYTDRMDYVSGTQNELPFVLAVEDMLGIEVPDRAKKIRTMFFELYRLASHLVWMGTAMLDLGAISPFLYTFWDREIILGIVEKTAGARMLPNYYTFGGVRRDVHPDFFKDVADFLDHMERRMVDYEHLVLESPVVHARTIGVGVLSKERAIARGVSGPVLRASGVAYDVRKAFPYDAYPDVEFEIPTSPDGDTYARFWVRFQEMYQSIRILRQLVELTPKTGPYKGKAPARIKPPAGERYRAVENSRGELGVLVVSDGTDKPYRVKHRGAAFSNLQIVPDLFVGAKFSDAIAILASLDPVFGEIDR; from the coding sequence ATGAGTCTGGAACCGGTGCCCGGCCGCAGCGACGAGATGATCGTCAACATGGGGCCGCAGCACCCCGCCACCCACGGCGTGCTGCGGGTGGTCCTGGGGCTCGAGGGCGAGCGCATCACCCGCGCGGTCCCGCACATCGGCTACCTGCACCGCAACCACGAGAAGATCGAAGAGGCCCGCAGCTACCCCCAGGTGATCGCCTACACCGACCGCATGGACTACGTCTCGGGCACCCAGAACGAGCTGCCCTTCGTGCTGGCGGTCGAGGACATGCTGGGCATCGAGGTGCCCGACCGGGCCAAGAAGATCCGCACCATGTTCTTCGAGCTCTACCGTCTCGCCAGCCACCTGGTCTGGATGGGGACGGCGATGCTCGACCTGGGCGCGATCTCGCCCTTCCTCTACACCTTCTGGGACCGCGAGATCATCCTGGGGATCGTCGAGAAGACCGCGGGCGCCCGCATGCTGCCCAACTACTACACCTTCGGCGGCGTCCGCCGCGACGTCCACCCCGACTTCTTCAAGGACGTGGCCGACTTCCTCGACCACATGGAGCGGCGGATGGTGGACTACGAGCACCTGGTGCTCGAAAGCCCCGTGGTGCACGCGCGCACGATCGGCGTGGGCGTGCTCAGCAAGGAGCGCGCCATCGCCCGCGGCGTCAGCGGCCCGGTGCTCCGCGCCAGCGGCGTGGCCTACGACGTGCGCAAGGCCTTCCCCTACGACGCCTACCCCGACGTCGAGTTCGAGATTCCCACCTCGCCGGACGGCGACACCTACGCCCGCTTCTGGGTGCGGTTCCAGGAGATGTACCAGTCGATCCGCATCCTGCGGCAGCTGGTGGAGCTCACCCCCAAGACCGGGCCCTACAAGGGCAAGGCGCCGGCCCGCATCAAGCCCCCGGCGGGCGAGCGCTACCGCGCGGTCGAGAACAGCCGCGGTGAGCTGGGCGTGCTGGTGGTCTCCGACGGCACCGACAAGCCCTACCGGGTCAAGCACCGGGGGGCGGCCTTCTCGAACCTGCAGATCGTGCCCGACCTCTTCGTCGGCGCCAAGTTCTCCGACGCCATCGCGATCCTGGCCTCGCTCGACCCCGTCTTCGGGGAGATCGACCGATAG
- a CDS encoding NADH-quinone oxidoreductase subunit A, translating into MDYLTELQAGITAIVFFLVGLAIVFVTIGIARLLVGVRPKPPGKLDAYESGEIPIGDVNLRFNVNYYIFALLFLLFDVEAALLFPWAVAYDKLGWLGFFEAAIFIGILAMGLVYAWRRGVLKWVY; encoded by the coding sequence GTGGACTACCTAACGGAACTGCAGGCGGGGATCACCGCGATCGTCTTCTTCCTCGTCGGCCTCGCCATCGTCTTTGTGACGATCGGGATCGCCCGCTTGCTGGTCGGGGTGCGCCCGAAGCCGCCGGGCAAGCTCGACGCCTACGAGTCCGGGGAGATACCCATCGGCGACGTCAACCTGCGGTTCAACGTCAACTACTACATCTTCGCGCTGCTCTTCCTGCTCTTCGACGTCGAGGCCGCGCTGCTCTTCCCGTGGGCGGTGGCGTACGACAAGCTGGGCTGGCTGGGCTTCTTCGAGGCGGCTATCTTCATCGGCATCCTGGCGATGGGGCTGGTCTACGCCTGGCGGAGGGGGGTGCTCAAGTGGGTCTACTAG